In Alteromonas macleodii, the sequence ATTGCTCAGCAAGGCTTTGAGACCGTTTATAGTATGGACGGGGGCTTTGAAGCGTGGCGACAGGCGAACCCGGTAGTCACCGAATAGCGATTTTATAAAGGTGCACAATGTGCACCTTTATTTTATGTTTTGCAGGTCTTCCACTATTTCAGTATAAAGAGTCAATGACGAGAGCTAAATTCCACGCTCTTGTACATCTTTATCGCTTCACACTCTTTTTGCTTTTGGGGTAACAACTAGCTTATGGGTCATCCTTTAATTGCGTTTAATCAGCAAAGTCCAGCGCACCTTCTCGCCAACTATTTAACCAGTCAGCATATCAACGCCAACGTAGTACAGCATGAAAAAGAGTTTGTGGTTGTGCTGGATAACAATGAGCATGTTGACCGCGCAAAAGTCATCGCAGAAGACTTTTTAGCAAATCCAACGAACCCTAAATATCAGCAAGCGGCATGGGACAGTGGTAAGAACGTACAGCTAGCGCCATTAGGTAGCGGCTTTTCGTTTAGCAAAATAATGTCCGATGCGGTTAAAGCGCCGTTTACTTCTGTGGTGTTTGTGCTGTGTGCTGCTGTTTACCTATTGTCTTTATTTGGGTTATTTGCCCCCATTGCACAGCACTTATTGATGCAGCCGTTTTCTGTCTTGGCAGAAAATCACGAGTGGTGGCGGCTGCTTGGCCCAGCGTTCATCCATTTCTCTGCACTTCACATCATATTCAATTTATTGTGGTGGGGCATGCTGGGGGCCAAAATTGAACGTACTTTAGGTATCAGCATGCTGCTTATTGTATTTTTAGTATCAGCCACAATTTCAAATGCTGCACAAGCGCTATTTAGCGACCCTGTACAAGGTAATCTATTCTTGTTTGGCGGCTTGTCTGGTGTGGTATATGCGGTGATGGGCTTCGTGTGGTGGCTTGGCTGGCTGCGCCCTAGTTGGGGGCTGTCGTTACCAAACTCTATTGTAGGCTTTATGCTGGTTTGGTTGGTAATTGGCTATGCCGACATACTGTGGGTGAGCATGGCAAATGCTGCGCATACCGCGGGGCTTATTTCAGGCTGCCTACTTGCCGCCATACTAAGCTTGGGTTCTGCAAAGCGTTAGCAGTTAGTCAGCGCAGGCCTTAGCTTAAAAAGGTACTAAAGTGTTGAGTACTGCAGCATATAGGTATGGGATAGCACGTCGCGCTTACCTAGATAATTAGCGTATTAAACGCTAATAAAAACGGTAAAACTGCTATAGAAACAAAAAAGCGAGCTGGTTAAAAGCTCGCTTTTCTGTTGACTTAGGCAGCTTTTATTCTGCCTAAGCACCTTGGTACAAATACTTAGTAAAAATTACGTTCTTAATTACTTCACCACCGGTTTCTTGCTGCATGTGCTCTTGAAGCGCTTTTAAAATAGCGCGACGAATATCTTCACGGCCGGTGAGCGACTTTACTTTCTCTGCTGGCTGCTGCCCGAAAATTTCAATGGCGGTAGAGCGTAGTAGCGGCATATGGTGTTCAGCGATTTCCAGTTGGTTTACATCGTGAATCATCAATTCTACCGACACGCGAACATACCCCAGCTTTTGTGCGCTGTCGCTAATATAGTTGGTAACAATCTCTGGCTCTAAGCCCAAATAAGCATAGTTGGCTTTATCTTGTGCCAGCGCTGAATTGCACCCTAAAACAAAAAAACTAACCGCAAATACACGTAAAACTAGTGACTTAAACATAGTGGAGTCCGAAACACCAAAGTAATAAATTCACTTGGTAGTGTAGCAAATCTCTGATCAAACACACTACTGCAAAAGTTTAACCAAGTGAAAATATTCTCACATGACGTGTTATCATACTAACAGATTCATTATTCGGGCTTTTCGTGTGAGTTTTAATGCCACTTTTCCAGTGGGTTTGGCGGTTGACTGGCAAGCACCTTCTGGCATCACAATTCCTAATGCACATCTGAAAAACTGGTTGTTAGACACAGGGTCATTAACCGAGCGAGTGCAATCCTTAAGTGATCATTTTTCGCTGGAGCTTATTGGGCAGCGCACGCAAATACCTCACGACAATGAGTTATCGTTACTACACAATAACGGCAGCACTAGCTATCAAGCTCGGGAAATCCTACTGTGTGGCAATCATCAACCTTGGGTGTTTGCACGATCTATTATTCCTCAAGCATTTGTAGACAGTGAGCTTTCTGACTTAGGCCGCGAGCCACTGGGAAAACGTTTGTTTAACGACACGCG encodes:
- a CDS encoding flagellar basal body-associated protein FliL, producing MFKSLVLRVFAVSFFVLGCNSALAQDKANYAYLGLEPEIVTNYISDSAQKLGYVRVSVELMIHDVNQLEIAEHHMPLLRSTAIEIFGQQPAEKVKSLTGREDIRRAILKALQEHMQQETGGEVIKNVIFTKYLYQGA
- a CDS encoding chorismate--pyruvate lyase family protein, translating into MSFNATFPVGLAVDWQAPSGITIPNAHLKNWLLDTGSLTERVQSLSDHFSLELIGQRTQIPHDNELSLLHNNGSTSYQAREILLCGNHQPWVFARSIIPQAFVDSELSDLGREPLGKRLFNDTRFTRSQFQLCTAQASQFGINSNQTLWGRRSLFTLDNYSMIVAEVFLPHSPAYGQSATSEKESEQQL
- the glpG gene encoding rhomboid family intramembrane serine protease GlpG, which translates into the protein MGHPLIAFNQQSPAHLLANYLTSQHINANVVQHEKEFVVVLDNNEHVDRAKVIAEDFLANPTNPKYQQAAWDSGKNVQLAPLGSGFSFSKIMSDAVKAPFTSVVFVLCAAVYLLSLFGLFAPIAQHLLMQPFSVLAENHEWWRLLGPAFIHFSALHIIFNLLWWGMLGAKIERTLGISMLLIVFLVSATISNAAQALFSDPVQGNLFLFGGLSGVVYAVMGFVWWLGWLRPSWGLSLPNSIVGFMLVWLVIGYADILWVSMANAAHTAGLISGCLLAAILSLGSAKR